Within the Salvia miltiorrhiza cultivar Shanhuang (shh) unplaced genomic scaffold, IMPLAD_Smil_shh original_scaffold_188, whole genome shotgun sequence genome, the region GGAAGATAGATTtgttaagaaaataatttgattggattattttgttattgtcattagattaattatttaatttaaaagcacaaatgataatttatttctttatactTTTCCCCACAAATGCTGAATGCATTATTTGAAGAAGTTGTCgaccacttttccttaatttAATCTTGCTCTTGCTGCATGAGGTGTCAAATCAATCAATTGAACATAAAGAAACATAGTAGTCCctagttttaaattttttatttgaagcacttaaaaaaaaacaaaacaaatactccctccgtcccacgaagcatgacataatttcctttttggtctgtcccacgaaacatgacacgtttctaaaaatagcaaaaaatttaccctttattcatattttcactttctcatctaccacacttaacacacaaaataccaatttcttaattctcgtgccgaaaagaactgtgtcatgcttcatgggacggagagagtaaattTTAAAGATCATATGATAATAGACTCAAATTTGAGACTTTTCGCTTAGGCAATAATCAATGAATCACCAAAACAACACATAACACACAAACACTTTCAACCTTTCATGGTTACAATGCTTTGTTTATGTAAGCCTATATAGtaataaatcaaatactaattcATATCTTTAACGTACGCAcctaaaatcatttttttttttctcttctttataATTTTGTTTTGAGGTATTTCTTTTTAACAGAGAGAAATCTACTGCTTGAGGCTGGGTATCTCAAAAGAGATCAATCAACGCAAAACTAATACTACCATGCATGTATTACAAGAGCCTTTTCACTGCATTAAGATGTGGGAAACACAATTATACATAAGATATTCCCACCACGAATTCTAAATTATACTATATGGTTAATTGAAGCACGTGCAACATGACACATTATATTCCACCTAATCTgaacttttaaaaaaatgcatatcATCATAAGCAGTCAATCTCATGAAATTTAAGGACTGACTGCTTATGATGTCACGTCATTTAATTACTAAGTTCATTGTAGTTCCCTCTCGCTATTACAATAATacttaaattattgaaaattccCAGCAAAAGATGGAGCCCAATAATCAGCTCCATTTTCACTCCCAAAATCAACTGTGCATGATAATGGAACCAAGCACAGCCCTCTACTCTTTAAATCCTTCTTTGCCTCTTCATCACATTCCTAATTAACACCAATAAATTAAGTTACTTAATTAGTGAATCGAGAgacttatataatttatatgggTATGTAATGTACCTCTTCAGAAATAGCTTTCCTTTTTCTCTGGCTCTCATTGAGAAGCTATAGATATTGTGAAAAGGGTGAATTGAATGGTAAGAAAATAATGGTTTTAACATATTGAGAAAAAATAAGTTGAAGTGAAAAATGAATGTACCTGGCCAGGGTGCTCTGGGAATAGACAGCTCCCACTCTCCCTTTTAACCTGAAAGATTAATTAGCCATTGCTTAATAATTTTGCAATTATATGCACATCTGTACTGCTCTCTCAGAACTCACCCCACGTGCAACACACACAGATTCGATTCTACCTTTCTATAAAAGGttttattttttagataaattatgGGTATTAATTATTTGTATCAAAATGTGATAATTTGATAAATCCACTTTAATAAGAACATGTAGAATCTATAGGTGAAAGGACTAAAAAGCCCTTGAATATTGATTTTTGTAtcagaaatttgaattttccaATCAAGACAATTCAACTATCCTTTCGGATTTTTCGATTGAATTCCAAATCGAAGTATGGAAAAATTGTTGAACTGTTggacaaaattcaaatttttgatcTGACGATTGATCAACTATACATCCGAATTCTAACATTTTTGCATTACCATGATCGGGGCTATTTTAGTCAATTCAATGTCTTATTATACAAATGAGTATTTTAACatgtttcatataaaaaaagaatGGGTAGCTAGAAAAAACCCACCCAaatagggttagggtttagattattttGAACATGCATGAGTTCATATAATTGCTTGCTCATTAATTGCCCATAAattgttgagagagagagagttacagGTTGTTGGTGGGTGATGTTCCCTGATCCAGTGGCCAAGTACGGTAGGCTTAGGGCCTGCAATGGAATCCACGTTCAAAACACAGATTCATACCAATAATTTCGTTTGCAAATTTCATGAAATTAAGTGCATAGAAACGTCACCTCAATTTGACgttgaaggaatctaatgtatCCAATTGCTTCCAGCAACACAGAAGCTGTGTCAGTCTGCAacaagaatatttattatttatagaaTGAATTCCCTCAATttaccaaatatatatatatattaatgaaatcccatattttttgtgagacactgagtacaatgaataagagatactatatactaatgaacaaatgccacaatgcagtatatactgataaataacgaaattaaaataaattggtaatgaataaaacatataaactgatgaacaagacaatatatactaatgaacaatgcagtatatactgacgaataacgaaatttaaaatatttcactccctctaggattcgaacccgaaaaaaaaaattctgccTCTAGAATAGAATTGATGAAATAAATGCACGAGATTGTGTGTTTAGGTCTCACCAAAAATACGGGGGTTGTATTGAAAGAAATTATCTATAGAAAATAAAGATGGAAGAAATTATCTATAGAAAATACACAAGCTTGACGTCATATACTACTTTTATACGAGCGATGGCGACTTGGCACCTAATTTTAGAGGACTCAAAGATTAATTGAATGGTCTTCACATAAGTTTCCATCATTAGAAACAATCTATTTTCTCAAGATCACTCTCAGATTAATCAATTATACTATACATCTtttacaaaatacaaaaaaattaaccCTAAATGTGGGGCCAAGAATGATTTAATTAGTTTCttgagtttaattatatatttacctTGCCGAATGGGGACACTAGCTGGTGAAGGGCTGTAATCCTGTCCCccaatttttcttttctcaCCTGCTTTCAAAGTTGAATTAACATCTCCATTTAGAGAAATCATCAAAATTAAGTAACGGAATTATTATTTCACCATCACATCCAAAAATATTTCTCTTTCTGTGTGGGACTATATGCTTGATGCAAGCAATGGAATATGCAATAATATGGAGAAacgacaaacaaaaaaggacaACTTTATTATTCCAtaaaatgaaaaagttgatCAGAAAACAAAAGctaccaacaaaaaaaaaagttggtgACTCAATTGAGACTTAATTTGAGCTTACCTTGATGCCAGATTGGGCTGAAGTTGTTGGATTCATCTTCGATTTCTTAGCAGCCCCACCGTTGCACTTCATCAAAATCTGAATATCATCAAAATTAACCCCACTTCGGTTAATatgttaagttttattttagatCTATAATTACATCTCAAAAATTATTGCTTATGTGATCCCAACGATGAAGGCTTTAATTGATCCAAAACTCAAATATATGTTATCTAATTACCTCGGATGATTTGCTAGAGAAACCAAACATGTCGGTGCACATGCTGGAAGTAGTTACACAAGATTTGGGAGGAGACAAGCAGTTGGTTGATGTCGCCGTGAATTCAAGATTTCCGGCGCCGTAAGCGTAGCTGGCCGCGGAGTTTTCTCTCTTGGCGTCGGCGGAGCTGATTGAGCTATTACTGACAAGTTGTTGCTCCCAATTCTCCACATTTTTCAGCTGCATATGGTTAAGCCCACCCTTATCCTCTTCTCCACCAAACCCTCTGCACATTCAATCAACATGATGAATAAcctaattaatttttacaagGGTTGTCACAAATAATACTACTAATGTTTATAGCTGTGTATAAATCAACAAGAAATGAATATGAAATATTGGATCAATCTGCATGACACCAAGGAAGCCTAGGCCTAGCTAGCTCCATGcatcaagagagagagagagagagagagggagatacAAGACTAGTTGGCTCCATGAGTGTGGAAGTTCCTGAGAGACAGCCCATGAGAGCGGTGGCGCTGAGTGGTGAGGGGTGTGATTGGGCGGCGGCGACGTCGCAGCTAACAAAGAGTTGGTGGTAAACCAGTTGTTGCTGCCGGCGCCCACCATTTGCTGCACCGAAGAGCTCTGCACAATCCCTTCATTCATATCTCTTTCACAAAacaaaagaataaaagaaaataatatctTTTCCTGATACAAAAGATTTAAATGATCGACTTCGCTCTCTCCTCTAATTCGTTTATTTTACTTTCTCTCTCGACCTTTTCTTTTGTCTTTTCACTTTCGCTTTactttttttccttcttctttcaAGCTCTTGAGAATGACCTTGACATACAAACTTTTTGAGGTTCTACTCTCTACTTGATTAAGTATAAGCCaaatcaagagagagagagagagggggagctTCTGGGGAAATTTTGATCTCCTACTGCAAAAGTTGTTACAACTTATATTAatgtataataatttataaaataatagtataGGATATATACTAGCTTGTTAGTTTGATACCCTTagaaccagggggcttagcccactggccaccgggtcctcttcacttaagtgaagtgacccgggttcgatccctcttgggagcgaattggagattggagatataaggtggaagcgtggattttggtgaatggagagataaggtggttcttggagtggatggagaactaattactaacatctaacatgactttgcccgatcaaaaaaaaaaaagtttgataCCCTTAGCAGTATTTATAATAAGAATATTAGGacgaataataaaataatactataaaaagATGTAAAATGTTTTGAGAAACTTTATCTTTGTAACTTAGCTTTTCGGCCCCTCCTTTATTATAGGTATCCTTTTATGTATTCTTTCTTCCTTTTATGTCCCTTTCTCTTTTACTTTAGCCTTTTCAACACCGAGTTAAAGCTGTGGAGATTGTGAGACCTATTTTGGTAAAAAGTATATatcttaattaatatttacATACATGACTTTATATATTGCATGTATGGGATCAAGGGTCACGATTATGCACTCACTTGTGGAATATTGATGTGTACGTGTACGTGTACATCTAGATGTTGTAGTGTCTTACACTACCACGTAATTAAATTCATGCTATTTTTATGTTTACAAACAATTATTTTCACATATCAATAAATGCGGTAGTAAGTATATAGTATTCTCATATTATTGGTGTACCCTGCTTAAAGATAGGCCGCGATGGTAAGAAGAGGTTAAATTATTGTGTATTTGTGTGcatgtaatttttttgtttatataaaaaaattaattatatgcgtGTATTATTTTAGTGTAGTGTAATTAAAGTTTAATTTTCAATGTTTAAGTTCGAGTTTATTGTcgcataattttttaaattttttattcaacAGTGTAATATAAGAAAaggcaaattttttttttacccacTTTCAGTTTTAAAAGACAAAAACTTTAAACTAAAAACTACTGAAATATTGACCCAATTACCCTTATCATCTTCTTGATCCCCACAACTTTTTCTAGGAAAAAAATGAGGAAATTTTGGACACGTGGCGGGGTGGGGTCAATCTCCCAATTTGTTGATCACACTGTAGATGGCACCATTTTCACTCAGTCTTCCTTAATCAATTTATATCGGAAACATCTCTCTTcacttaacttttttttttttttagataaaaacGAGGATTTTATTGAGCACACGAACATGGGACGTGGAGATGACCCACCACAAGAGAcgggggttcattccaaacatgaggTGCAGTGATATCTCTCGCCTCCTTCGCTAAGCAATGAGCTATAGCGTTTCTATTTCTCCTGATATGATGGACCCGGACATTTGGTAACTGCAGCAACTCTTCTCTACAATGGGACGCCAGAGCCCCAATTTCAGAAATGTTCTCCTCTTGAGAGCTGATCGCGTCGCAAGCCCGTTTGCTGTCGGATTCCACCCTTCCTTGAGTTAGTCCCTTCTCTTTAATCCAAGAGAGTGCCTCCTTGATTCCCATCAGTTCACCCTCCTCAACAGCGCGCAAGCCTGGAACATTGATGGATTTGCCGGCCATGAAGTTCCCCTCGTGGTCCCGAATCACCAGCCCCAATCCCATGGAATTGGACTCACGAAAGAACGCTGCATCGACGTTGCAGCAGAACCTCTCGGTAGGGAGATGGTGCCATCCTTTGCAGTCAGCGTCGGGAGGAGGCGCGGCGCAGTGGTTGTTGACTGTCGACTGAGCCGTGGACCAGTCCTCATAGGCGCTCACAGCCAGGAGAATAGAGCTTGCGGGGGATGGATTCACGCCTCTCCAAACCGCTGCATTGCGATCTTTCCACATCTGCCAGAGAAGCATGCAGATTCTGACCTTGCGAACTTCATCTTTGTCATTAATGATCTCAAAGAGAGCCTGCAGAAAGGAGTCGCATCGATTCATGACGGCTTCAATGTAAGGCGCCATATCGCTTGATCTCCAGCAGTCCTCCGCAAAAATGCAATGGAAGAACACATGCCAGAGGTTTTCGTAGCCCGTCCTACAAGTGCCGCACTCGCCCCCAACTGCGATTCCTCTAGATAAAAGTCTCTCCTTTGTGGGAAGGTTGTTTCTAGCAGCTCGCCAGAGGAAGTTTTTCACTTTCGGTGGGATTCTGATCTTCCAAAGACGGTCCCATTGGCCCTCCGCAGCATAAGTAGAGTCAAGCGTGAGTGAACTGGCCAGCCGGTAGGCTGACTTCACGGTGAAGCGCCCGGTGGTTGAGTAGTGCCAAATGAGCTTGTCTTGGTTGGGCATCGACAGCAGCGGAATGTTAATAATCTCACGAGCTTCAGCTTCATCCATAATGGATTCAATGAACTCCACATCCCAATCTCTAAGTCCAGGAATGATGATGTCTTGCACGGTGAGATCAGAGAGTTCCGGCGGGCAGCTCGAGGAGACATGGAAACTTCCTTGTCGGCGGAGCCAAGGATCCTTATAAACTCTAATGCTGGCGCCATCGCCAACTCTCCATCTTACTCCGCTCCTCACCAGATCTTGGGCAGCGCAGATGCTACGCCAAGTAAAGCTAGGGCTGTTCCCCACTTTTGCGTTTAAGAAGTTGTCGTTGGGAAAGTATTTGGCTTTGAGAATCTGGCAGACAAGTGCGTTTGGTTCCTCGATTAATCTCCATCCGGTTTTTCCAGCATAGCAAGATTGTACAGCTGCATACTACGAAAACCCATGCCACCGAGTTTCTTGTCAACAGACATTCGTTCCCACGACATCCAGTTGATGCTCCGATCCGACCCGCCCTTGTTACTCCACCAAAAGCTGTTCATAAGCCTTTCCATCTCACTCGTAAGGCTGGTGGGGAGAAGGAAAATACCCATGCAGTACGAGGGTATTGCTTGGGCGATACCCTTGAGCAGAATCTCTTTTCCAGCTTTCGATAATTTCTTGCCGTTCCACCCTTGTATACGCTGCCATAATCTATCCCGGAGGTACTGAAATATCTCATTTTTCTTCCTCCCAATAAGCGATGGTAAGCCCAAGTATCTTTCGGTGTCAAGTGGCGAAGTGACGCCTAGGATAGAGGAGATCGCAGCTTTCCCAGCTTCACTAACATTGGAGCTGTAGAACACTCCAGATTTTTGGAAGTTGATGGCCTGGCCAGAAGCTAGTTCATAGATTCCCAACACTCTCTTCAGGTTCGTACATTCCATCTTCGAGGCGCGGCAAAAGAAAATGCAGTCATCTGCAAACATGAGGTGGGAGACAGCGGGACCGCGACGCCCAAGTTGAATGCCATGAATATCCCCTCTTGCTATCTCATGGTTGATCATGGCCGAAAGTCCCTCGGTGCACAAGATAAACAAGTAAGGGGATAGGGGGTCCCCTTGACGAAGACCCCTACCCGGAATGACAGGGCCGACAGAAGCGCCATTCACAAGGATCTCATACGAAACGGTGCGAACACACAGTTTCATCCATCTTCTTCATTTCTCACCGAAGCCCAACCTCTGTAGGACAGCGTCCAAGTAGTTCCAATCGACGCGATCGTATGCTTTGCTAATGTCAATCTTGAGAGCTAGATTGCCATTCTTCCCTCTAGTTCTCCTCTTCATCGTGTGGATGGCTTCAAAGGCAATGAGAATGTTGTCTTGGATGACTCTCCCTTCCACGAAGGCCGATTGAGAGCGATCAATGAGGTAGGGGAGGACTTTCTTTAACCTGTTGCATAAAACCTTCGAGACAATCTTGTAAACTACATTACAAAGAGCTATTGGTCTAAGCTCTTTCATGTTAGTTGGGGTCTCGACTTTTGGAATGAGAGTAATCAGAGTGTTATTGAGGGTGGGAGGGAACTCATCTGTTGTAAGCCAGTCGCAGCAGCTGCGGAACACCTCGTTTCCAATCACATTCCAAAACTTTTGAAAAAACTTCGGGTTGAAGCCGTCGGGGCCGGGCGATTTATCGGGGTGCATCTGGGTCACTGCCTTTTTGAACTCCTCCATCCGAAAAGGGGCAGTAAGCTCATCATTCATGGAGTCATCAATGGTCGGGCTAAGCTGATCAAGGACCTGGGCGAAGTTGATATGGCTGGTGGAATCATCGAAAAGGTTTTCAAAATACTTCTTAGCCTCTTGGCCTATATCACTGGTGTTTGTCGCCCAGCTACCATCGTCTCTTTGAAGCCTGGTAATGGTGTTAACCTTGCGTCTCGCCGAAGCCATATTATGGAAGAATTTTGTGTTTGAATCTCCCTCCCTCAACCAGTGTTGTTTTGCCCGTTGTTTCCAGTGTGTTTCCTCTCTGAGGAGGAGTTCAGCCATCTCTTTTCTCGCCTTCTTGAGCTTCTCAATGGAATGCGCATCAAATTTCCCTTGGTAGAAGGAGATCTGTCGCTCAAGATTCTTCTTTTGCATTCTTTGGTTGCTGTCCAGATGCTTCGCCCATACAGAAATAGATTCAGAGACCGCCATCAACCGTTCAAGTATATTGATATCATAGAGGTTGGTCCAACAGTCGCGGATCACAACGGGGAGTCAAGTTCATAGCACCATTTGTTCTCGAAGTGAAACCTGCGAGTATGCCTAGGATGAGCAGAGCCTTTGCACTTTAGCAGGAGTGGAACATGATCTGAGATAGTGGCCGAGACCGGGAGCAGCACCGCCTCTGGAAAGAGATTTTTCCAATTGTTCGTAGCCATACCCCTATCAAGCCGTTCCTCAACAAAATGGTTTGTCCCCAATCCACGAGACCAGGTGAACTGGTATCCGCTGAGAGGTATGTCTGAAAGTTCGCACTCCATAATAGCAGCTCGAAAGCCTTGCATGAGCCAATTTGGATGGTCGACTCGTCCACGTTTATCTCCGGGATCGAGGAGGTCGTTAAAATCTCCTATGATGATCCAAGGGAGAGTGTTCAAGCCTGAGAGCCTTCGCAATAAATTCCAGGAGTCTCGACGGTTTTGCCTATCGGGGAAGTCGTAGTAGCCGGTAAGTCTCCAGTTTCCAATAGCATCATTGATCTGCATATCGATGTGATTCCGAGAGTAGCCAGTGAGTTTGCAAGAAGAAGTGGTTTTCCAAAGCATGCATAGACCCCCGCTCCTGCCTGCACAGTCCACAGAGAAACAGCCTTCAAAGTTGAGTCGAATTCTGATCTCCTCGATTCGTTGACGTTGGGATAATGTTTCGCAGAGAAAGATAAAATTGGGCTTGTGAACTCGAACGAGTTCGATGAGCGTCGGAATCGCAAGGGGATGGCCCAATCCCTTGCAATTCCAGCTGATGCAATTCATTGGGCCCGGCCGACTCCACCATTGGAGCCCGCCGATACAAGGTCTGATTCATCAGAGACATCCACGTGGATTCCAGCAGGGAAAATCTCAGATGATGTGGAGGTAATCATGGCATGAGTGTTAGTGCCACGTCGTCTTTTCCTTTCTTCAAAATTGATAATTGATGAG harbors:
- the LOC131003288 gene encoding transcription factor bHLH68-like, which encodes MNEGIVQSSSVQQMVGAGSNNWFTTNSLLAATSPPPNHTPHHSAPPLSWAVSQELPHSWSQLVLGFGGEEDKGGLNHMQLKNVENWEQQLVSNSSISSADAKRENSAASYAYGAGNLEFTATSTNCLSPPKSCVTTSSMCTDMFGFSSKSSEILMKCNGGAAKKSKMNPTTSAQSGIKVRKEKLGDRITALHQLVSPFGKTDTASVLLEAIGYIRFLQRQIEALSLPYLATGSGNITHQQPVKRESGSCLFPEHPGQLLNESQRKRKAISEEECDEEAKKDLKSRGLCLVPLSCTVDFGSENGADYWAPSFAGNFQ
- the LOC131003294 gene encoding uncharacterized protein LOC131003294; the protein is MNCISWNCKGLGHPLAIPTLIELVRVHKPNFIFLCETLSQRQRIEEIRIRLNFEGCFSVDCAGRSGGLCMLWKTTSSCKLTGYSRNHIDMQINDAIGNWRLTGYYDFPDRQNRRDSWNLLRRLSGLNTLPWIIIGDFNDLLDPGDKRGRVDHPNWLMQGFRAAIMECELSDIPLSGYQFTWSRGLGTNHFVEERLDRGMATNNWKNLFPEAVLLPVSATISDHVPLLLKCKGSAHPRHTRRFHFENKWCYELDSPL